The Leptolyngbya iicbica LK region TGGTGGATGGACTCGCCCAACGACTCACGGACGACCCGGAAGTGACCCAATGGCAAGCGATCTCCTATCAGCGCTGGGGGCGCTATCTAGTTCGTCACGGTCATCATGACAAGGCCCGCCGCGCGTTGAAAAAAGCGTTGCGCCTGGACCCCCACAATAAAGTGCTGTGGCAAGAGGTGAACCGCGATTTTCAGCGCATGGAACATGCCTCGCAGCAGCGAACTACCGCTGCTAAATAAGCTGCTCTAGACGGTCGTGGGCGGGTGAGTCGTTATCCTGCCATGCCCTGGTGAGATGGGCGATCGCGCTAAGCCGCGTCAGTTTCATCAGTTTGTGCAGCATCCAACTCGGCAGAGTCGAACAGCGGCAGGTACTGCGCATAGCCTTCGGCAGCCAGATCCGCCACGGGGACAAAGCGAAGCGCCGCTGAATTCATGCAGTAGCGGAGTCCGGTCGGCTTTGGCCCATCGTTAAAGACATGCCCGAGGTGAGAGTCGGCCTGACGACTGCGCACTTCCGTCCGCGTCATAAAGAACGAGCGGTCTTCCCGTTCGACGACGTTGCTGGGTTCCAGCGGTTGCGAAAACGAGGGCCACCCGGTACCCGACGCAAACTTATCGAGGGACGAAAACAGCGGTTCCCCAGAGACGATATCCACGTAAATGCCGGGCTTTTTGTTGTTCCAGTACGTATTGCGGAAGGGGCGCTCGGTGGCGTCTTCTTGAGTGACGGAATATTGCAAGTCGGTGAGCTGCGATCGCAACACGGCATCGGTGGGTTTTTGAAAATCCGCAGGCGCATTCAGAGCCGCAATGGGGCCAGCGATCGCCGCCGTGATGGAATGATTGGGCAGGGGGGTCAACAGTGTGACCACGCCGAGCACAACGCTAACGCAAACCAACCAATACAGTCGTTTCATCAAACCTCTTCACTCCGTACCCAACGCTTCCGTTACTTAGCGTAACGATTTTCAGGGCGAGATTCCGCGCCAATGAGCAAATTGCGATCGCACAATTCCATGCGCGATCGTCAATTCTGGTTTCTTGCTTAAGGCTGACCGCAAACTAGCCGTTGATACCTCATGGAACCAGCCATTCTCGCTAGCGTGGCATGGTGCAGCATTGCCGATGAATGAGGACGTCATGAACTACAACCGAGCCCCCATCCAACTCGACTCGACCGACCCCCAAGCGGTCACTGATTTGGTGATGTCGCTCATGCAGAGTGACGCCCAAGCTTACACCGTGCTGAATGAAGACCAGGAGGACATTACCCACGAGATCCGCAAACTCGTATCTTTTCAGGCCCGGATGCGGAGAGGGCGATAGTTTTGGGGTTAGGGTGAGAGCGATCGCGCGTTTCGATTCCTGATTGTACTGTTGTAAGAGTTAATGAGGTGAAACAGTCAGGTAACCTCTGAAGGGTCTCAGAAAAGTGTTCAGTATCAGTTGCGCTCTAAGCTTGAAAAGATGTAGAAACTTTCTTGTGATCGACCAAAATCAGGAATTAGGATGCGGCGAGTTTCTTGCAGTCGGACGTATTTAAATCGATCGGCAGAACGATCCCTGTAATCTGCCGCAATACGAACATGTGCATAAAATCTCCATTTAAAGGATTTCATAAATCTCAACCTTAGTGGGTACGTAGCTGAAAGATCATCTACCATGTAAAGTCAAGGGAATGGAAGTCCCAAGTGAATCATC contains the following coding sequences:
- the msrB gene encoding peptide-methionine (R)-S-oxide reductase MsrB, with translation MKRLYWLVCVSVVLGVVTLLTPLPNHSITAAIAGPIAALNAPADFQKPTDAVLRSQLTDLQYSVTQEDATERPFRNTYWNNKKPGIYVDIVSGEPLFSSLDKFASGTGWPSFSQPLEPSNVVEREDRSFFMTRTEVRSRQADSHLGHVFNDGPKPTGLRYCMNSAALRFVPVADLAAEGYAQYLPLFDSAELDAAQTDETDAA